ATTTAAATACCATAAGTGGTGACCCCTACTTAATTCTTAACCGTGATTGGGTAGTTGGAGATTTGTACTAAAAGCATTGACGACAATAAAGAATTCAGATGTGGGCAAAAATATCATTACCTCAAGTTGCATTAGCTCACAAACAAGGCTAAGATCAGCTATGGAGGGCTGATTCCCACCCAGCAAAAACGGCCCATCACCCTTCAACCAAAAGGATTCTATCTTTGACAAAGATGAGAAGAGAAGTTTCTCAGCTTCAGCAGCTGCTTGTTGATTCGATGGATGGCCAAGCGTGGGCAATATTGTAGTGTTAGTAACATATGTATCTGAAATGAGAAGCATCAATTTCAAAAGCCATCTTTCACCCAAGAAATGGATCCATAACCACATAAACAACCATATTCCAATAGGAGGAATCAAAGCAACCTAGATAACTAAAGGTGAATTCCAGTTTACATGCCAAAGTACAAAATGGAAGAAATTTTAGCATCTCTGATAGTCCAATATTGTGATTAAGGTAAAGATGTGCACAGACTTATGCTTTAAATGCCTACCTAGATAGCATATTGTTATTTGCAATAGCATTGATCCACAAAGGGTAAAAACATATCATAGAACAAGAAAATTAGTATGATTCCTTTGAGGGGTTAATCTATACACCTGCAGCACGACGTAAGTTGGAGTGATGCCAATACAACACTGAATGTATCTTACTTCTCTTGAAAAGATCAGCTGGATACCTTTAAAAACGAACATCAAATTTGTTAATAAATGTACTATACATACTCAAACCAAAAGTGAAATGTGCCCAAATATATTGATATCCAGTGACGAGAATTGCACAAGTATAAACACAAAAGTAACCTATAGTACATAGACATCGGCCCTTAAAAGTTGGTTGTGTAGTGAAATCCTTCAAACATTAACACCATAGAACACTGTGCCAGGGAACAGTTATATGGCACTGTAAATATAGTATACAGAAGCTGGAAATGGAACTCCAATAGCCCTAAACTGTTGGCGTTTATCAGCAGCAAAAGAAGAAGACAGGACAAAGAACAAAGCAGCAAGAAATAATTTACTTGCTCACAATCGTGCAGCAAGGACTGAAAAACTGATTTTCATTGCCAATGAACAAAGCATAACATGTTTCTTATAGTCAATTAACTTACCAAACACAACTACTACCACTCAGCCTAGTAACTTGTGAAACATTGCTTGTACACTCAAACAAGCCAACTAAACACATCATTCTGCTACCTAAACACATCAAGCTGTCATCAAGCTTGTTCATTTTCAACCAAATTAAATTACAATATAACTAAACAAACAACTTGCTATTGCAGCAAGCATACAAGCTACATGCACTTCAAAAAAATCATCACAGCAGCATGGTTGGCCACTTTTCAACATAAACACACAAGAAAAAccaaaagagaaagagaaagcaCTTACCAATGATCTGCAACTCCAGGAAACGCACAAGCAAGATATATAAGAATGGAGTGGCTGCAATTAATAAATTAACTAAGAATTTATGGAAACTTTGACTGTGTAAAAAGAATCACATTTATAGGGGAAGGAAAGTAAAATCCTCTTTAAATACCTCTCAAACAACTTAAATTTTCCGTCAACAATGGCAGGCAGCTGTTTCATGGGATTGATTTCTGCAACAACAAAACACGAGTGAAATTATTAATGAGAAATTGGAGTATAATTTCAGTAATGAAATATGATTTAAGGAGTACCAGCAAATTCAGGAGTCAAATGCTCTCTCTTTGAGATATCTACCTTGAGCTCCGTATAATCTATACCATTTACCCTATAATTatccaaaaaaagaaaaatgaaggaaatgaaGCGAAATTATAAAAGCGAAACAGGCgttgaaaaaaattaaagtgaGAATTACTTGCAGAAGATGATGACAGCGCGAGATGGTTGGGACATTCGATCAGCATACACTTCCAGCTTCATTTTTCCCTTTCTACTTTGTCCTTCCTTCCCTGCTTCTCTTTTGGCTGTTGATTACCAAAgctcaaattttaattaatatctcCAGtaattaatttaaagaaaattgaaataaaatactaAGAATTTGCGCCAAACCATAAttgaaaagaataaaatttaaaaaactcCTCCTTTAGCATTTAACCGTAAAATTTAAAATCCAAGTCAACTATCAAAAAGAAATCAAAAATATAAACGAAAGTCCAATCTTTTAAATTTATACTACGCAAGTTGGAGAACAAGACAAGGTGGAATGagggtttttattatttataaaatttattctatttttataattttatttaagaatttaatttttttatttcaaaatatcacattaacaatattaacaatattaaaaattgaacttaaaatttaattaatttacctaAAAAGGACCATTTCGAAACATATTTACAGAAATGGGCCGATTACAGTATTATTTACTGGCAATGGCCGGTTTTGGCAAAACACTCTTACGTGGACGCGTTTTAGGGAAAAATTCCAGCAAATCGCGCCCCTAGGAGAGTGTTTTTGCCACGTCAGCCAAAAACGCGCTGACGAGGACACGCTTTGCTAACGTTGCAAAAACGCTTCCCTATGAGTGCGTTTTGCTCTGTGTTTTTATAGGTTAGGGATTTTTTGcatatttagtccctaaagttttTTAGGATTTTTAATAATAGGGTTTTACTAAAATAAGttaggatttagggtttaggtttttgttaaaataagatagagtttagggttttaatagattttaaaaataaattaggatttagtgttattttataaaaatatttaaattaaggtTTATGATTTTTCTGCAGTAgttcctgaaaaaataattttgagaagatgtttctgaacaaatagtgtcaaaaacaccTCAAGGAAGATGTAATGTCAGCAAAATttctgaaaaaagctcccacatAGATGTCATTTTTCTACAATAattcttgaaaaaataattttgagaagacgtttttgaacaaatagtgtcaacaacgcttcaagcaggatgcaatgTCATCAAAATTTCTGAAAAAAGCTCCTACGTAGAAGCTCTTTTTCTACAGTAAttcctgaaaaaataattttgagaagatgtttctgaacaaatagtatCAGAAACACTTCAAGCAGGATGTAATGTTAGCAAAATTTCTGAAAAATGCTCCAATGTGAACtctctttttctacagtagttcatGCTTGGCCTTAGGCTATAAACAAGGCAAATTTCATTCTAAGGTTGCATAAGTTACAGTAAGAAATATTAGAGAGATTAAGCAGAATAGAAGTTGaagatgagtgaacgtattagtgttgttatttactatgatggtgaggtctGTGACACCAAGAATGGTGTTGTTTTTTATCAGAGAACACAACGCGAATTGTTTTTAACCAGAGTATAGATTTTACAGAAtttcgtaaaagaattaggcgtAAAATCTTCGGAACAATGCCAAGTAGGGTTTCTTCTATTAAGTATCAATTTTGTACTTCGATTGATCCTGTGACATATGACTCATTTGATATCAAAGGTGGTCGTAGCTTTGAGGTGATAGTCTAGACTCATCTCGCTAATGGATCACCCTATCTTGAGCTATATGTTCAATTTTCATCGCCAAATGAAACATTTGCGACTTCAACATCAATTGCTAATCGAGAAGAATACACGACCCCTAACTGACACTCCATTAGTAGGAGGCAGAAAACGGGAGCACCCGTGTTTAGTGGCAGTATGGAAAATACAACTCCGGCACGACATTCAgttagtggatgggacatgcacATCGGTGGGTCGATGTTCGATACTGGAAATACGTATtggggaatgacatcaacttctagtggttgaCAATCCACATCTGATTAGAGACGTTACGAAACGTCCACAAtaagggatgatgtactccctacgaTATCCACCAGCTAGGGGACCTCGTACGTTACAAATGATGGTGGGTTAGATGATGAGTTCCAATGTGAACCCACCTCGAGAGCCTGACCCCGATAGTGCAGAAGTTGCATTTCTGAACCGGAGTCTGTTCCATCCGAACTTGAAGACGTTGAAAGGGGttcatgtacaagcccatttttgcctGGGCTCGTAAAACAACAAACCAAACAGACCCAGGCCCATTAAAACCCTAACCCAAAACAATGTAGCCCAaacaaaaaacaacaaaaaaaaaatcaaaattttcaaaccctAGGTGCGGCCCTTCTGCCTTCAACCACCCTTTGCCACCACCTATTCCACCGTCACTTGCACCTGCAAAAAGGGGAGAAATAGACAGAAACCATGTGCAAACAGCAAAGCCACACGGCAGCAAACATTTTGTATTCAACTATAAAGCTGAAAGAAATATCAATGTAAAAAGGGGGATTTTTTATtttcgaaataaaaaaaaatacaaagaaatttGAAACAGTAAAGAGATTCTCGTTCtatattttgttcattttttacttttaagattattttttcttgttttacatactaaaattaaaaaaaaaaagaagaaaaaaacccTCCTAAATTGGTTAATTTACTCACGGTTGAAGGTCACATTGGAAAAGGAGAAGAAACGAAACGTTTCTTTGTTTCTCCGCCGAGTTTGGCTGGGTTTTCGAAGGTTTTGGCCTCGGATCCTTGCTCCACGTGCAACGGGCTCAAAAAAGgacatttttgggttttctggCCACCGTGGACAGTGGCGCCGTCGCCGACGACCGGCGGCCGCCACGATAGTCTGACGACTGGAGTACGGCCGGAGTGGGGAGAGGGTGAGAGAGTTTGAGAGAAggggttaagtttttttttttatgaaatgggGAAAatgagtttttatttatttatggaaATTTGACTTATATAGCCCATccaaacgacgtcattttgggctTAAGTCACTAacgccaaaacgacgtcgtttcacttGACCCGGACATGCAACCCGACCCGCCTGAAGGATCCGCACTTTTTTTGCCAAAAGTGTTATTTACCCTTTTGGTCCTTCTGCTTTTTCATGACTATGCAAtcaagttttttaaaattttaattttggcacTTTAAGTTATTTCGTTTTTAATTTAGCCCTCTTTTGAGCTGTGAGTTTTGGAGGGAAGGGATTATTGCCCTTTTAGTCCCTCCATGTTATTCGCGTGTTTGAATAGGTCCacccttttcttttttattttgaatttgccCCAAACTTTCGTTTTAAAgcccaatttagtccctttttcattatttttctgttttattctcaaattaattattttcattattattttctattattatatttattattattgtttttattactgTTATTTCTATTATCCTTATTGacatagttttttattttttatttttattattttctattattgtcATTactaacatatattattattattaataatatattattattactattgacatgttattatttctttttctttacggtcttattattactattattactattattattattattattattattattattattattattattattattattattattattatttttattactattactactattattattatattattatcattactattatattattattacatatatctatatatatatatttttacctatTACTTTTAAATACACTCATTCTATTTTTATTTCTCGCTcacattatatattatttatttaattatatatcttttatatcattttaaactttaaatatttattacttatattattaccattaatattattattactattactttcattttttaaaatagttttatgtaatatttatttatttactgcTTCTTTtgtaatttcaaatatttttttaacttatttattatttccttttctattttagcttattcattttattcatttattttatttttgctctTATATCCTTCACATTCGCGTCTATGTTTGTTCGTATGCTGTCAATACCGAAATTTGTATTTgtttatgcattctttattatctcattttgttacaaactTATGTTAACATTTACCCGacaaaaataattctttcataaaagtaatattccatatttagaaattcgagaaaatcgtgccctaacttactgggtttcgatttttctcatttaatctaaataaGGGAATATTCTTTCAAATTGCAATACGAGTTTTGAATAAAACGCTTATTCTCGgaaatacgaggtgttgtgccctaacttactggatatgacatcttgttacctcgggataagattttttttacaaataaaggCACTATTCGGTATTTTGAagttcgagaaatcgtgccctaacttactgggttttgacTTTTCTtgtttactctaaataatcgaatactcttttaataagttaaaatacacaaaatttaaataaaaggtAAGCTCGTTCTCAAAAATTcaagatgttgtgtcctaacttactggatgtgacattttattatttCGAGACGAGAAGCTCTTTAACATTCAAGTGTTTCTACAAAAAGAGGGATTGTATtttaaagtctttcaagttttcaaagtttcgacactaagacactaattaatcaactaggtaccaatttttgggcgtgacgagggtgctaatccttcctcgtgcgtaaccgactcccgaacccgtttttttTGAATTTAGcggaccaaaatcattgtttaaataaatcaaaatatttattaaaaacaaccactctacgaggtgacccgatcacacctcatcaaaaaggattggtggcgactcctctgttcgttttcattttcaaaataacaaGTCGACCCATTTTTTTCAAACtttaaaatggtttcgacagttcAGATGAAAAAGAAGAAGATCTGCGATTCAGGGCATACTCGCCTGCAGCCCACATGTATAATGTCGATATATCGGTAGATGATGCTTTAGAATTTCCAAATCTACCACACAGAATGTGTGACCGTACAAGTTCGTCATTAGATTCGGGTGAATTAgaagttggtaaggagttttccaataatgatagttttcttggtgctTTAAAACAACATAGCATCAATCAAGAAGTTAACTACAacgtggttaaatccaaatccGAAAAGTTTGAGGCCAAGTGTGCAGTGCAAGACGGTACATGTTTATGAAAAATCATGACTTCTTTTAAGAAAAAGACAGgcttgtgggagataaaaaagtacaaaggtccacATACTTGTGTTTCTGGagataaaaaaaatcaatgtCTATGCCGGCCGAAATCAGAGCCACATGAGGTTGGTCGACGATTATGTGCTGGACTCCTACTTGGTTGCTCTGGTCGGGGTTGTGGTTACCCCGGTTGTGAGTGTTGGAGGATGACCCATTTTGGTAGAATATAGAATGTGGAGGTGTTTGCATTACCCACGGTGGAGGTGTTTGAATCCCATAAGGTGATGGGGAATGGTAATGATATGAGCTCGCCGATGGTGCCTCATGCGATCCTTCCTACGACAATGGTCTATATATCATCAATTGAGTCGGAGTCATCAGGAAATGAGATGCACCGGGCCATACGTTCTAACCTGGCATAAGACTgggaaaaggaaacatataagggttaggatacatataagggctaggatatGCACCTAGCATAATCTGAAGGGGTTGTGCTGTGGGTGTCGTCAGTTAAGGCGTTGGGCTCGGTGATTGTGTGGGCTGTGTTTATGGGCCCGATGATTGTATGGGCTCTATTGATGGGCTCGTGCCGTCATCTCTTCTCCTTAGATTTAAAGGGCCTCGTCATTTCCTTTCGACACAGATTTTCCGACACCTCTGCTCTTTCAACAGCAAATATAGCTTGCTATAGATCCTAAATCATGGTATGTAATCTGGCGCGCATGCTAATTCTGGGACGATGATCGGTTTGTGATCAGGTATATGATTATATCGGTTTTCccaaattttgatatatttgaACCATAATACCTGTCAATTTGTATTTATTTACCGTAAGTTGATTCTATGCCAGTCATCGAGCACCTCAGGTTCCTTAGGAATCAGTTGTCAGAATCTAAATTATCACAACACTTTATCCGTTTGGTGCATCTCGACAATAGCATAATTGACCAATAGGACCTTAGCAAGGCAAatgttcaaattttaaaataattcttcCAGAATTATTGCCCGTATTGCCAGATTCTCttatggtgtccattgaaactatatgaacaggataaaaatattagttatatacataatactatatactaaatactaaatactaaatatgaaatgactattttatgtatatatattttatttaatacttacttcCATTTCTAATCGTTAGTTTAATAGAAGTCGTATATCTTCAAGAGCaggtattccaacataactcACCGGAtagttccacctaattaaataattttttagcatacaattttattttaaatttttaaatctatggaataattgtaaaatcaaataaaaattttaccttgttatgaatggaaatgtatatatgtggttCACTCGAGGATGTAAAAATGAAAAGCGAAACCAAACCCATGATTGTAGTAGTGATAGGAAACCtctaattttggctttattttgtgTCATCGCCCCACACATCTCCCGTTATAATGTTGCCAACACGACAGACCCCCAACTAAATTCGTCAACtgctctaaaatcaacgagtttTAGCAACCACATTAGATGTACGAGGTTTTGTGACAAGTCCGAAATTAGATAACCTTCAATCATCTCAAGGATGTATGCCcgagcatatcgtattctttctaCTTCAGTCGAATCATTCTccgtgtaatagcccaaatttcagcaatgtcaaaaatagtggttcgagaccaccaaatccgaaaatgaactcgtagattatattatttaatatttatgagccaaatttagcttttaaaagatttttaaaatagtaaattgtgttttataaagatttattaggtcaagaaattaagaaaaaaattatcGAGATCTCGGTGTTATAAgctgagtcataaatatttttataaatatttacggagtgtcgaTAAGGTAGTACTAatattttgttagaaaattttgacgtttgggtgattaattaaataaaaacgactaaattaaaaaatgtgtaaaagttactaaggattaaatagctcaattgtcaaatgaggaaggacttaaagtgcaaataagccTAAAAGAGATACTTTGGGTGGCACACgcagagaaaaatcaggaaaattgagaaaataaagggaaaatgggaaaataacaaaatttactaaaaaaaagGGGACTAGAATGGAATATccagaattctcttcatttctcttcattttcatcagctgaaaaacaaccatggaagaaggttcaagttggttttcatactctaggttcatgtaagtttaattcttactttctccttaaaatttttaagattttgggcttttacaattgggtccaacttactatgtcattagtttttgattccatggctaacTTTTAAAGTTGCTACAGATAAGTGCTGGcagcatatgatgaataaatatagaattgaagctttaattttgatgtatgatgattttatcaagtaaaattgatggaaattgattttaggacctaattataaAAGAGTTTGAAATTAAGGTCTAGTGCTAAAGTTCTGATTTTCAAGGGCtatgaagtagtttaaaatgatagaataaagtattaattgagaaaaattagctcaattgaggggttaattgagcaaggactgaattgtataaactgtgaaatttggggtaaaatagaaatcaacattttgcattaaaactgttttagacagcagtagtagcctaaatttgaaaaatcactaaaaattgtagaaatcgaattagaagatgaataaattatgaaattaaagcttattaagcctagtttcttatagaagaaatgatgtaagcaatagaattgtaaaccatgagatataataaattttatgacataaggttagaatgatttcaggttcccctattttgactttggaaaatcgtaaaaaattgaataaaaataattaggggcttaaattatatgtttagaatcctgaatgagtatattttcaagagaaacaaatgcgaacattattcgaatcccgtacgaggagataattaatttttagtaaagaatgattgaaactgtcagacagcagaataggggtgactttaaagaataaactgtacttattggttaaaccaaaaattctgaaaattttatgataagaagatacgtaagtctagtttcaggaaaaattagtggatcttaattcggaattctgtagctcaagataaaaataatttagttactatgacgtagatggacaacttgaatattaatataagtaaatagtaagAATTATAGACAATGTTACTTataagtgtgttatatacattaaggatatggaatggagaggaggatgaGGAAAATATGTGAGTGACTTATGCATAAATTGATTACATGCTTGATTATATTTGGTAAATGTTAaactttttaaaatgaaaaatgttataaattcatgtttgatttaaatgttatatatgttaaaggataatttgaaattgtgatagacaggaagaaatagtgaatggcatgcttatgtatggttatatgtatttatttgaaacacaagaaaatgatggttatatatttgatatatggagacatgagactatgatatatgaacatggaatatattttataaatggtTCGTTCATAATTGTAGAATTGTGCAACTCAAGTGTACTATTTGTATaaagatagtatttcaaatgattttatgAGTAAAGTTCCAATGTGAGATAGTTTAAAATCaagacaaattgttatgaaagcgtatttaaaatacatagatatgattgttataagttatgtgaataaatgatgtgtaaaagtatatgaatatgagaaatttaatgaaagttgagcccatacatttttcttgatatttatatgatttaTATGACTAACAATGTGATAAGAATAGGTATTAGGACTCATGATCAATTCGAATAATTATGCTTTACATAATTATGTTGAATATAGAAAAGCAGTAAGTTAATTACAATGTTAtacgaatttattaaatattacatgtttactttgttttactttttcccCTAATTAATAATGATTCAGTAagctccgataatgcctcgtaccctattccgatgacggatacggtagggggtgttacactccgGCTCCGAGAATGTGTCTCGTAACCAACCCATCTCGATCCGACCTCCGTAAATATTATCTGGAATCGTACCCAATAGATTGTAGCAAATAGCTCCTTAATTAGCAGATTGAACTGACCTGGTGAGTGCGAACCCATCCATCGGCAATCCTAATTGTAACTGGATGTCCTTTaaagtgatagtacactctccgTATAGAAAATGGAATGTGTGCGTCTTGGGTCTCCACCTTTCTATTAACATGCTGATGAGTTTCGGGTCTAACTTGCACCCCCGGCCTATAGTGGCCGCGTGCCAAACATCTACTTCCCTCAAGTAATTTTCTATGAACGGTGATGGCGGACCAGACATATTACGAATATAACATTGTAATTACTCGATCTACgatgttataaaaattataaaatacaaattaattaaaattacataaatggaaaaatattaaataatatttaaaaattaaaattaattaaaattacataaatgaaaaaattattaaataatattcaaaaattaaaattaacccttACCATTGTTATTTGTTCGACGGAGATATGTTTATGATCGAGACGAATTAATTCCCCggccattgctaacacgatcaaatatttttgaaattataaaaaataatactaatttagaaaaaaaattaaagtaaataactaattaaaaAGAGCTTTGAAAAAATTAATGAGAAATTTGAGAATTTTAGggagaaattttatatttttttgcgAAAATGTGAAGAAATAATGTGTGAAATAATAGGAAGtgggattttatatatatatttctaccgTTGGACCCTTTAACAGTAAAAAAAAGCCGTTTGGGTTTAAAAAACACGGAGCAAAATGCGCCGCCCTTAAGGGAGGATTTTTGCCACGTCAGCAAAGCCTGTCCTCGTCAGCGCGTTTTTGGTTGACGTGGCAAAAACGCTCCCCTAAGGGCGCAATTTGCTGGGATTTTTTCCTAAAACGCGTCCACGTAGGAGCATTTTGCCAAAACCAGTCCTTTCCGATAAATAATTCTGTAATATGCCCATTTTGATAAATATGCTTGGAAATAAACCTTTTTAGGTAAATTAATCTTcaaatttgaaatataaaaaaataaagtaaataaatttcTGAAAATAAGAAAACTAGATTAAAAAATTATGAAGAGCAGAAGGATATATAGCCAACAACTACAAAATTCGACAAAACTTAAACCGGAAAATGAACCAACCAATAAGATAGGGAGACACAGAGAGGGGGAAACGACACCGTTTGTCGGATGGATGCTTCAGTCCTGTAGTCATTGGTTTTCAGTTACAGAAACTGGAGACACCCTGTTGAATACCAATCATATAAATCTCAAACTTACCTCGATGTGCGAGCAAGCCTGCACCTGCAAACGTTGGTCGTTAGCCCATGTGAGTGGAAACCATCCTCATCATAATAAAATCAATCAGATCTATCATCCATGATCTCCACGTGTAAATCATGTAGCCAACTGATAATAATTACACTGGGGGTGATGGTAAATGTTTTTGGAGTTCGATAATCGCCACTCCACCAGATTAAATGTCCTTAAAATCTTTATTTAATATTAGTAAAAGTG
Above is a genomic segment from Gossypium arboreum isolate Shixiya-1 chromosome 8, ASM2569848v2, whole genome shotgun sequence containing:
- the LOC108468001 gene encoding glutathione S-transferase T1-like isoform X1; the encoded protein is MKLEVYADRMSQPSRAVIIFCKVNGIDYTELKVDISKREHLTPEFAEINPMKQLPAIVDGKFKLFESHSILIYLACAFPGVADHWYPADLFKRSKIHSVLYWHHSNLRRAADTYVTNTTILPTLGHPSNQQAAAEAEKLLFSSLSKIESFWLKGDGPFLLGGNQPSIADLSLVCELMQLEVLDEKDRDRFFGPYKKVQQWIKHTRNATSPHFDNVHIILMKVKEKLTNKPLMEANHGGARDIEKRWRSRM
- the LOC108468001 gene encoding glutathione S-transferase T1-like isoform X2, with the protein product MKLEVYADRMSQPSRAVIIFCKVNGIDYTELKVDISKREHLTPEFAEINPMKQLPAIVDGKFKLFESHSILIYLACAFPGVADHWYPADLFKRSKIHSVLYWHHSNLRRAAAAEAEKLLFSSLSKIESFWLKGDGPFLLGGNQPSIADLSLVCELMQLEVLDEKDRDRFFGPYKKVQQWIKHTRNATSPHFDNVHIILMKVKEKLTNKPLMEANHGGARDIEKRWRSRM